GGACATAACGGCGTATTTTTGACAAAGGGGAGCATTCCAGCTTTCGCCCTTTACTCGGCCGAACCGACGTGAGAGAGTCAAACCAGACGGGACGTGAAGTGGTAGGTGGTAGGTGGCATGTCGGTGCGACTTGACGACACGATTCGGGGGCCGAGGGAACAACTGGCACGGAAAGCCACGCAGCTTCGCGCCGCCGCCCACCGCGAGCGGGAGGCCGCGGCGCGCGCTCGTGCTGCGGCGAAGGCCGAGTGCCTGGATTCGATCGGGCTGATGAGGCGAGCCCGCCAACTCTTCTTTGACCGCCACGGCACGTTGGTTTCCGCGTGGTCGGGCGAACCTGGTCCACAACGGGCACCAGTGCAGTTGGTTGACGGTCACGCCAACAGCGCGGGATTGCGAACCGCGATCGATCATCTGTTCAACGTGACGGCGGATCTGTCGAGCGTCGTCACCCTAAACGAAGACGCCGAAATCGACCGCAGGTTGCGCCGGATCATCGACCAGACCGAACAGGTGATCACGTGGGTGCGAGTCGCCGTAACCGAAGACCGGCCTCCTCCGTCCGGCAATCACAACGGCGACGCGGGCGACAGGCATGAAGCACATCCTCCTGGGGTGACCTGCGAACGCTGCGGTTCCGTTATCAGCGTTGCTGAGGCGGCCCATCCCACTGGTATGGGTCGATGGGTTCACACGGATTGCCCGGATCCGGGGGGTACCGTCGAAGTCGTCCAGGTCGGCGAATCGCTCCGGCAGGCGAGCCATGTGATCGATGCCGATCTCGACTCAGCGTTGGCCAATCGTGATCCGGTCGCCGTCGATCTGTCAGAGGCCTCTCAGGCATTACACCGGGCCTTGATTGCCCTCGACACGACGCTTGTCAAGATGGTTAAACCCGTAGTCTGACGGGTGGCGGGTCGGATCTTGTAGTCGCTCCGGTGGAACCCTGTGGCGGTTATCCGACGGTCATCGGGAGACGCCTTCCAGAAAGCCGGTCAATCCATCAAGGTCGTCCGGAGTTGCGACGTTCGCCCGTTGTGAGTCATCGACCGTCCGCTTGACCATGCCCGACAATTCAGTGCCAGAGCCGAGCTCGAGGAAATGGGTCGCGCCGAGCCGTTGCAATAACAGCAGCGACTCGCGCCAATGGACCGGGGAGACCAGCTGCGCAGAAAGCAGATCGACCCAGCCCGAACGGTGGGCGCTCGCGTCGACGTTGGCGACCACGTCCACTTCCGCCTCGTGGAAACGTGCGCCGGCGAGGGCATCGCCGAGCCTTTGCTGCGCCGGCGCCATCAAAGGAGAGTGGAACGCTCCACCGACCGGCAACGGCATGACCCGCTTCGCACCGAGTTGACGCGCCGCCTCCCCGGCCGCTTCGACCCCGGCGTGGGTGCCGGCGATAACCACCTGCCCGGGCGCGTTGTCGTTGGCCGGCCATGCGCCCTCGACCGAGGAACAAGCCTTGGAGACCGCGTCGGGATCGAGTCCGAGCACAGCCGCCATCGTCCCGGGAGCAGAGTCGGCTGCGATTTGCATGGCTTCGCCTCGCTCGGCGACAAGCCGCGCGCCTTCTTCCGGCTCGAGAGCGCCGCCGGCGACCAACGCGGTGTACTCCCCGAGGCTGTGGCCGGCTACGGCTCGAACCGGCTTGTACTCGAGTCCACTCGACCGCGCCGCGCGAAGCGTCACGATGCTCAGGGCGAAGGCCGCGAGCTGAGCG
This window of the Acidimicrobiales bacterium genome carries:
- a CDS encoding ACP S-malonyltransferase, whose amino-acid sequence is MLALLFPGQGSQRPQMGEPWKGHPAWSVVDRISAATGRDVAGLLLDADAETLRQTRNAQLAAFALSIVTLRAARSSGLEYKPVRAVAGHSLGEYTALVAGGALEPEEGARLVAERGEAMQIAADSAPGTMAAVLGLDPDAVSKACSSVEGAWPANDNAPGQVVIAGTHAGVEAAGEAARQLGAKRVMPLPVGGAFHSPLMAPAQQRLGDALAGARFHEAEVDVVANVDASAHRSGWVDLLSAQLVSPVHWRESLLLLQRLGATHFLELGSGTELSGMVKRTVDDSQRANVATPDDLDGLTGFLEGVSR